One genomic segment of Chloroflexota bacterium includes these proteins:
- a CDS encoding leucine--tRNA ligase yields the protein MSDRYVPQEIEPKWQKKWEEEGLYRTVEDPNRPKWYFLTMLPYPSGDLHIGHWYAMTPSDAAARYKRMKGYNVFFPIGFDAFGLPAENAAIRHGIHPAQWTYQNIERMRRQLRSMGAMWAWDREVITADPRYYRWTQWFFLKFYENGLAYRDFIPVDFCPTCNTTLAREQVWGEDRHCERCGTPVIKKELNQWLFRITKYAEELLDFSKIDWPERVKVMQTNWIGRSEGAEVVFKIAPEFLPDGADPSEGDMVVFTTRPDTLWGATFMVLSPEHPLVDRITTPEHRQEVEAYQKQAARLDEITRTSKEREKTGVFIGAYAINPVNGERIPVWIADYVLMTYGTGAIMAVPAHDDRDYEFALKFGLPIIPVIDRTDGRAKSLIRPGAVAEGFIDRLREEGSSLQETDEGILVTLEGDEQVDRYAALIRGNVQPGHWCEIVGRRWEFIFPDGTLTLDSIAADREILRRCQALDPSLQDRRTTMEMLNAVQGYRDILFHAEYGTMIHSGPFSGTPGDVAVKRVTEWLEEQGIGKFAVNYRLRDWLISRQRMWGAPIPIIYCPKCGTVPVPYEDLPVLLPDDAEFLPTGESPLKYHEGFRYVKCPKCGGDAERETDTMDTFVCSSWYHYAYVSPYYKAGEPIGPDDKPFDPEKGEYWLPVDQYTGGIEHATMHLLYTRFFTKAMRDMGIVDFDEPMLRLFNQGTILGEDGEKMSKSRGNVIAPDDLVERYGADTVRAYLMFIGPWDQGGPWNSQGIEGVRRFLDRVWSTVTEPPARPADGQPSEEDVRALRRKTHQTIRKVTHDIENFRFNTMIAALMEFNNYLMKAKETAVYGTAAWDEAIDNLLLMMAPSMPHISEELWQRRHPGPSIHVQPWPEWDEEIAREETITLVVQVNGRVRDRIEVPVDITEEQAKELALASKGAQRHTTGKEIVKIIYAPGRLVNIVVR from the coding sequence ATGAGCGACCGTTACGTACCGCAGGAGATCGAACCCAAGTGGCAAAAGAAGTGGGAGGAGGAAGGGCTATACCGCACGGTCGAGGACCCGAATCGACCCAAGTGGTACTTCCTGACCATGCTGCCGTATCCCAGCGGTGACCTTCATATCGGCCACTGGTATGCGATGACGCCTTCCGATGCCGCGGCGCGCTACAAGCGCATGAAGGGGTACAATGTCTTCTTCCCCATCGGGTTCGACGCATTCGGGCTGCCGGCCGAGAACGCGGCTATCCGGCATGGCATCCATCCTGCGCAGTGGACGTACCAGAACATCGAACGCATGCGCCGCCAGCTCAGGTCCATGGGGGCCATGTGGGCCTGGGACCGGGAGGTGATCACCGCCGATCCCCGTTACTACCGGTGGACGCAATGGTTCTTCCTCAAATTCTATGAGAACGGGCTGGCCTACCGGGACTTCATACCGGTCGACTTCTGCCCCACCTGCAACACGACGCTGGCCCGCGAGCAGGTGTGGGGCGAAGATCGCCACTGCGAGCGCTGCGGCACGCCGGTCATCAAGAAGGAGCTGAACCAGTGGCTCTTCCGCATCACCAAGTACGCGGAGGAGCTCCTGGACTTCTCCAAGATCGATTGGCCGGAGCGCGTCAAGGTCATGCAGACCAACTGGATCGGCCGCAGCGAGGGGGCCGAGGTCGTCTTCAAGATCGCACCGGAGTTCCTGCCGGATGGCGCCGATCCGTCCGAGGGGGACATGGTGGTGTTCACCACCCGGCCGGACACGCTGTGGGGCGCCACGTTCATGGTGCTCTCCCCGGAGCATCCGCTGGTGGATCGGATCACCACGCCGGAGCACCGGCAGGAGGTAGAGGCTTACCAGAAACAGGCCGCCCGGCTGGATGAGATCACCCGCACATCCAAGGAGCGGGAGAAGACGGGCGTCTTCATCGGCGCATACGCCATCAACCCCGTAAACGGCGAACGCATCCCCGTGTGGATCGCCGACTACGTGCTGATGACCTACGGAACCGGCGCCATCATGGCCGTGCCCGCCCACGACGATCGCGACTACGAGTTCGCGCTGAAGTTCGGGCTGCCCATCATCCCGGTCATCGATCGCACGGACGGACGGGCGAAGAGCCTGATCCGGCCGGGCGCCGTAGCCGAGGGCTTCATCGATCGCCTGCGGGAGGAGGGCTCCTCGCTCCAGGAGACGGACGAAGGCATCCTGGTCACGCTGGAGGGGGATGAGCAGGTCGATCGCTATGCGGCGCTGATCCGAGGAAACGTCCAGCCCGGGCACTGGTGCGAGATCGTGGGGCGTCGCTGGGAGTTCATCTTCCCCGACGGGACGTTGACGCTGGATTCGATCGCCGCGGATCGGGAGATCCTGCGACGCTGTCAGGCGCTGGACCCATCCCTGCAGGATCGCCGCACCACCATGGAGATGTTGAACGCCGTCCAGGGCTATCGGGATATCCTGTTCCACGCCGAATACGGCACCATGATCCACTCCGGCCCGTTCAGCGGCACGCCCGGCGACGTGGCGGTGAAGCGGGTCACCGAATGGCTGGAGGAGCAGGGCATCGGCAAGTTCGCCGTGAATTACCGGCTGCGGGACTGGCTGATCAGCCGACAGCGCATGTGGGGCGCGCCCATCCCCATCATCTACTGTCCCAAATGCGGGACCGTGCCCGTGCCGTACGAGGATCTGCCGGTGCTGCTGCCCGACGACGCGGAGTTCCTGCCCACCGGCGAAAGCCCGCTCAAATATCACGAGGGGTTCCGATACGTGAAGTGTCCCAAGTGCGGCGGCGATGCCGAACGCGAGACGGACACCATGGACACCTTCGTGTGCTCCTCCTGGTATCACTATGCCTATGTGAGCCCCTACTACAAGGCGGGCGAGCCCATCGGCCCCGACGACAAGCCGTTCGACCCGGAGAAGGGGGAATACTGGCTGCCGGTGGACCAATACACGGGCGGCATCGAGCACGCCACCATGCACCTGCTGTATACCCGGTTCTTCACCAAGGCCATGCGGGACATGGGCATCGTGGACTTCGACGAGCCCATGCTGCGGCTGTTCAACCAGGGCACGATCCTGGGCGAGGACGGCGAGAAGATGTCCAAATCCCGCGGCAACGTCATCGCCCCGGACGACCTGGTGGAACGCTACGGGGCCGACACGGTGCGAGCGTACCTGATGTTTATCGGCCCGTGGGATCAGGGCGGGCCATGGAACTCCCAGGGCATCGAGGGCGTGCGCCGGTTCCTGGACCGGGTGTGGAGCACGGTGACGGAGCCCCCGGCCCGGCCCGCCGACGGCCAGCCGTCCGAGGAGGACGTTCGGGCGCTGCGCCGTAAGACCCATCAGACGATCCGCAAGGTGACACATGACATCGAGAACTTCCGGTTCAACACGATGATCGCGGCGCTGATGGAGTTCAACAACTACCTGATGAAGGCCAAGGAGACGGCCGTGTACGGCACGGCCGCGTGGGATGAGGCCATCGACAACCTGCTCCTGATGATGGCGCCCTCCATGCCGCACATCAGCGAGGAGCTATGGCAGCGGCGGCATCCCGGTCCCAGCATTCACGTGCAGCCCTGGCCGGAATGGGACGAGGAGATCGCCAGGGAGGAGACGATCACGCTGGTCGTGCAGGTGAACGGCCGCGTGCGGGACCGGATCGAGGTGCCCGTCGACATCACGGAGGAGCAGGCCAAGGAGCTGGCGCTGGCCTCAAAGGGAGCGCAGCGCCACACGACCGGCAAGGAGATCGTGAAGATCATCTACGCGCCGGGCCGGCTGGTGAACATCGTCGTCCGATAG
- a CDS encoding creatininase family protein, protein MLLEDCNWMQVEEYVQRDDRIVLVLGSTEQHGYLSLQTDTRIPYALAREVGERANVLVAPPIPFGVSPYFLRYPGTISLRITTLLAIVEDVVRSLYHQGFRRVFVINGHGGNAPVQGYLRELANELPGLRAHMVEWWRLPAVQEACADLPTPPTHANYLENFPFTRLPGVTLPDDPKPPVALEVIEGADRVRALLGDGSFGGAYQLDDATMDRIFEAAVDALLEELDKLGPAGR, encoded by the coding sequence ATGTTACTGGAAGACTGCAATTGGATGCAAGTCGAGGAGTATGTACAGCGCGACGATCGCATCGTGCTGGTGCTCGGATCCACGGAGCAGCACGGCTATCTCAGCCTGCAGACGGACACGCGCATCCCGTACGCGCTGGCCCGGGAGGTGGGGGAACGGGCGAACGTGCTGGTGGCGCCGCCCATTCCGTTCGGGGTCTCCCCCTACTTCCTGCGCTACCCGGGGACCATCTCGCTGCGAATCACCACGCTGCTGGCCATAGTAGAGGACGTGGTGCGATCGCTTTATCATCAGGGATTCCGTCGGGTGTTCGTCATCAACGGCCACGGCGGCAACGCGCCGGTACAAGGCTATCTGCGGGAACTGGCGAATGAGCTGCCGGGGCTGCGGGCGCACATGGTGGAGTGGTGGCGACTGCCGGCCGTGCAGGAGGCCTGCGCCGATCTGCCCACGCCACCCACCCACGCCAACTACCTGGAGAACTTCCCGTTCACCCGGCTGCCGGGTGTGACGCTGCCGGATGATCCCAAGCCACCCGTCGCGTTGGAGGTGATCGAGGGGGCGGACCGGGTACGTGCGTTGTTGGGCGATGGCTCCTTCGGCGGCGCGTACCAGCTGGACGACGCGACCATGGATCGCATCTTCGAGGCCGCCGTGGACGCGCTGCTGGAGGAACTGGATAAACTGGGCCCGGCCGGGCGCTAA
- a CDS encoding RidA family protein: MEREIIATDRAPAAVGPYSQAVRVGDFVFTAGQIGIDPATGKLREGLEAQTRQILDNLQAVLEAAGSGLEHVIKTTIFLTDIADFAAVNAVYATAFPERPPARSTVQVAALPLGALVEIEAVALVR, from the coding sequence ATGGAGCGCGAGATCATCGCCACGGATCGCGCACCTGCCGCGGTGGGGCCCTACTCCCAGGCCGTGCGGGTGGGCGATTTCGTATTTACCGCCGGACAGATCGGCATCGATCCGGCCACCGGTAAGCTGCGCGAGGGTCTGGAGGCGCAGACCCGACAGATCCTGGACAACCTGCAAGCCGTGCTGGAGGCCGCCGGCAGCGGCCTGGAGCACGTCATCAAAACCACCATCTTCCTCACCGACATCGCCGACTTCGCCGCCGTCAACGCCGTGTATGCCACGGCCTTTCCAGAGCGACCGCCAGCTCGCTCCACCGTACAGGTCGCCGCCCTCCCCCTGGGCGCGCTGGTGGAGATCGAGGCTGTCGCCCTGGTACGCTAG
- a CDS encoding S1 RNA-binding domain-containing protein — MEHVDNAQPAPEEQGSAVPPLLEEEVPEEQDVHPMAELLDAEDFSDFQPRTGEIRDGVIVSISPTEILIDIGAKTEGIVSGRELERLGPEIEQLKPGDPVVAYVVRPEDKDGNVVLSLTRAQQERDWRRAEELLRTQEVFEGVVSGYNRGGLIVKLGKVRGFVPRSQLSNTHRTEQTEEGDPDEPWWASMVGTTLQLKVIELDRRRNRLILSERQALREWRKHQKERLLETLKKGDRVRGRVSSLANFGAFVDLGGADGLIHLSELSWERVSHPKEVLKVGQEVEVEVINVDKERKRIGLSLRRLQPEPWSVVHEKFAVGQLVEGTITKLMDFGAFARIDDGIEGLIHISELSDERIGHPSEVVQEGETYTLRIIRIEPHRRRIGLSLKQVDEDRYAEYDWREADDEEEEWAPALAAEEEDDATPASSEEPDEAYEDEAAGGEEDEA, encoded by the coding sequence ATGGAACACGTGGATAACGCCCAGCCCGCCCCAGAGGAGCAGGGGAGCGCCGTTCCACCTCTACTCGAGGAGGAAGTACCCGAAGAACAAGATGTCCATCCCATGGCTGAGCTGCTGGACGCCGAGGATTTCAGCGACTTTCAACCCCGCACAGGCGAGATCCGAGACGGCGTCATCGTCAGCATCAGCCCCACCGAGATCCTGATCGACATCGGTGCCAAGACCGAAGGTATCGTCTCCGGCCGTGAATTGGAGCGGCTCGGCCCTGAGATCGAACAGCTCAAGCCGGGAGACCCCGTCGTCGCCTACGTCGTCAGGCCCGAGGACAAGGACGGCAACGTTGTCCTATCCCTGACTCGGGCGCAGCAGGAGCGCGATTGGCGACGAGCGGAGGAGTTGCTCCGCACCCAGGAGGTCTTCGAAGGCGTTGTCAGCGGTTACAACCGCGGCGGCCTCATCGTGAAACTGGGCAAAGTGCGAGGATTCGTCCCCAGGTCTCAGCTCTCCAACACACACCGCACCGAACAGACCGAGGAGGGCGATCCCGACGAGCCCTGGTGGGCCAGCATGGTTGGCACCACGCTGCAGCTGAAGGTCATCGAGCTGGACCGCCGCCGGAACCGTCTGATCCTGTCCGAGCGACAGGCGCTGCGCGAGTGGCGCAAGCATCAGAAGGAACGCCTTCTGGAAACCTTGAAGAAGGGGGACCGCGTCCGGGGACGAGTGAGCAGCCTAGCCAACTTCGGCGCCTTCGTCGATCTGGGTGGCGCAGACGGCCTGATCCATCTCTCCGAGTTGTCCTGGGAGCGGGTCAGCCATCCCAAAGAGGTGTTGAAGGTCGGGCAGGAAGTCGAGGTTGAGGTCATCAACGTCGACAAGGAGCGCAAGCGCATTGGATTGAGCTTGCGTCGATTGCAACCCGAGCCGTGGAGTGTGGTGCACGAGAAGTTCGCCGTTGGGCAACTGGTCGAGGGCACCATTACCAAGTTAATGGACTTCGGCGCCTTCGCTCGCATCGATGACGGCATCGAGGGACTGATCCACATCTCCGAGCTCTCCGACGAACGCATCGGCCACCCCAGTGAAGTGGTCCAAGAGGGCGAGACCTACACGCTTCGCATCATCCGTATCGAGCCGCACCGTCGGCGCATCGGCCTCAGCTTGAAGCAGGTCGACGAGGACCGGTACGCGGAGTACGATTGGCGCGAAGCGGACGACGAGGAAGAGGAGTGGGCACCCGCCCTGGCGGCCGAGGAAGAGGATGACGCGACGCCCGCGTCATCGGAAGAGCCGGACGAGGCTTACGAGGACGAAGCTGCCGGGGGAGAGGAAGACGAAGCGTAG
- a CDS encoding ATP-dependent Clp protease ATP-binding subunit — translation MSDKLDRFTKRARRVLQLAQEEAQRLNHSYIGTEHLLLGLVREENGIAARVLRELGVDPGQVIRAVERTVGRGERAPFSKPTLSPRTKRVIELAVDEARLMGHHYIGTEHLLLGLIREGEGVAVSVLRQLGVDLDRVRTQTARSILQSQAQSKEKRKSESKTPLVDQLGLDLTAQAEEGKLDPIIGREKEIERVIQILSRRTKNNPALIGEPGVGKTAIVEGLAQRIVAGNVPEPLLNKRVLMLDVGSLVAGTMYRGQFEERLKKVIEEIKNSDSILFIDEVHMLVGAGAAGSSVDAANILKPALARGELQCIGATTLDEYRKYIESDAALERRFQPILVEEPTIEETIEILRGIRSRYEEHHKLKITDEAIEAAVHLSARYVPDRFMPDKAIDLIDEAASRVRMYKTPYADTLRETYVSLKALQKEKEEALETQRYDDAIDLRYREVELQQKLESLRRAWESLANRPKVTADDIAEVVSMWTGIPVHRMAGEESERLLEMEKALHKRVVGQDEAIEAISKAVRRARAGLKDPKRPIGTFVFLGPTGVGKTLLAKTLAEFLFGSEEALIKLDMSEFMERHNVSRLVGAPPGYIGYEEGGQLTEAVRRRPYCVILLDEIEKAHPEVFNMLLQIMEDGHLTDAKGRRVDFRNAIIIMTSNVGAKLINRSGPLGFSVTRDEAQTQEEEYKEIRERVMEALKKTFRPEFLNRLDGVMVFRPLTREQIKDIVDLELDRVRMQLTEHEIDLEVTDEAKGKLADEGYDRDFGARPLRRVIQREIEDALSEGLLAGRFKPGDKVLADLNDEGKLELRVVESRGSDVDDGESEMLEAMLG, via the coding sequence ATGTCTGACAAACTGGATCGATTTACGAAGCGGGCACGTCGGGTGCTCCAGCTGGCGCAGGAAGAGGCGCAACGCCTGAACCACAGCTACATCGGCACCGAGCACCTCCTGCTGGGCCTGGTGCGGGAGGAAAACGGCATCGCCGCCCGTGTCCTGCGCGAATTGGGAGTTGATCCAGGACAGGTCATCCGTGCGGTGGAACGAACCGTCGGGCGGGGCGAACGAGCCCCCTTCTCCAAACCGACGCTCTCCCCCCGCACGAAGCGCGTGATCGAACTGGCCGTCGATGAGGCACGCCTCATGGGCCATCACTATATCGGCACCGAACATCTGCTCCTCGGCCTGATCCGGGAGGGAGAAGGGGTCGCCGTCAGCGTGCTCAGACAACTGGGCGTGGATCTGGACCGGGTGCGCACCCAGACCGCACGCAGCATCCTGCAATCCCAGGCGCAATCCAAGGAGAAGCGCAAGAGCGAGTCCAAGACGCCGCTGGTGGATCAGCTCGGACTGGACCTGACCGCCCAGGCCGAGGAGGGCAAGCTCGACCCCATCATCGGTCGCGAGAAGGAGATCGAGCGGGTTATCCAGATCCTGAGCCGCCGGACGAAGAACAACCCGGCCCTCATCGGCGAGCCCGGCGTTGGCAAGACCGCCATCGTCGAAGGGCTGGCGCAGCGTATCGTGGCCGGGAACGTCCCCGAGCCGCTGCTGAACAAGCGAGTCCTCATGCTGGACGTCGGATCCCTGGTCGCCGGTACCATGTACCGCGGCCAGTTCGAGGAGCGGCTGAAGAAGGTCATCGAGGAGATCAAGAACTCGGATAGCATCCTGTTCATCGACGAGGTGCACATGCTGGTGGGCGCCGGAGCGGCCGGCAGCAGCGTGGACGCGGCCAACATCCTGAAGCCGGCCCTGGCGAGGGGCGAGCTGCAGTGCATCGGCGCCACCACCCTGGACGAGTACCGGAAGTACATCGAGAGCGACGCCGCCCTGGAACGCCGGTTCCAGCCCATCCTCGTCGAGGAGCCCACCATCGAGGAGACCATCGAGATCCTCCGCGGCATCCGCTCCCGATACGAGGAGCACCACAAGCTGAAGATCACGGACGAGGCCATTGAGGCCGCGGTGCACCTGAGCGCCCGTTACGTGCCGGATCGCTTCATGCCGGACAAGGCCATCGACCTCATCGACGAGGCGGCCAGCCGGGTGCGTATGTACAAGACACCCTACGCCGATACGCTGCGCGAGACCTACGTCAGCCTGAAGGCGTTGCAGAAGGAGAAGGAAGAGGCGCTGGAGACCCAGCGATACGACGACGCCATCGACCTGCGCTATCGAGAGGTCGAGCTCCAGCAGAAGCTGGAGAGCCTGCGGCGGGCGTGGGAGTCGCTGGCCAACCGCCCCAAGGTCACGGCCGACGACATCGCTGAGGTGGTCTCCATGTGGACCGGGATCCCGGTCCACCGCATGGCGGGCGAGGAGTCGGAGCGGCTGCTGGAGATGGAGAAGGCGCTCCACAAGCGAGTCGTGGGGCAGGACGAAGCCATCGAGGCCATCTCCAAGGCCGTGCGGCGGGCCCGCGCCGGCCTCAAGGATCCCAAGCGCCCCATCGGCACCTTCGTCTTCCTGGGGCCCACGGGCGTGGGGAAGACGCTCCTGGCCAAGACCCTGGCCGAGTTCCTGTTCGGCTCAGAGGAGGCGCTCATCAAACTGGACATGAGCGAGTTCATGGAGCGCCACAATGTGAGCCGCCTGGTGGGCGCGCCTCCCGGCTACATCGGCTACGAGGAGGGCGGCCAACTCACCGAGGCCGTGCGGCGCCGCCCGTACTGTGTCATCCTGCTGGACGAGATCGAAAAAGCCCATCCCGAGGTCTTCAACATGCTGTTGCAGATCATGGAGGATGGGCATCTGACCGACGCCAAGGGACGACGCGTGGACTTCCGTAACGCCATCATCATCATGACCTCCAATGTGGGCGCCAAGCTCATCAATCGGTCCGGCCCGCTGGGGTTCTCCGTGACCCGGGATGAGGCGCAAACGCAGGAGGAAGAATACAAGGAGATCCGGGAGCGGGTCATGGAGGCGCTCAAGAAGACCTTCCGACCGGAGTTCCTGAATCGCCTGGATGGCGTCATGGTCTTCCGGCCGCTCACCCGGGAGCAGATCAAGGACATCGTCGACCTGGAGCTGGATCGGGTACGCATGCAGTTGACCGAGCATGAGATCGACCTGGAGGTCACGGACGAGGCCAAGGGCAAGCTGGCCGACGAAGGCTACGACCGTGACTTCGGCGCCCGGCCGCTGCGACGGGTGATCCAGCGAGAGATCGAGGATGCCCTATCAGAGGGGCTGCTGGCCGGACGCTTCAAGCCCGGAGACAAAGTCCTGGCCGATCTGAACGACGAGGGCAAGCTGGAGCTGCGCGTGGTCGAGTCTCGGGGCTCGGATGTCGATGACGGCGAGTCGGAGATGCTCGAGGCGATGCTGGGATAA
- the radA gene encoding DNA repair protein RadA — protein MAKVRTRYVCQQCGSTHMKWMGRCPDCGEWNTLVETLVEEERTSSRRPRIASDAAAIPLPDIAADGFERIPVPIGELSRVLGGGIVPGSVVLIGGDPGIGKSTLLLQMCALLTGDRPVLYVSGEESAAQIKMRATRLGINHENLYILADTRLDTILAQIEQMNPRLAVVDSIQAIYTDALTSAAGSVSQVRECASQLLRLAKAQAIPIFLVGHVTKEGTIAGPRVLEHMVDTVLYLEGERFHTYRILRSVKNRFGSTNEVGVFEMVERGMQEVPNPSEAFLAERMPNAAGSAIAVTLEGTRPLLVEIQALSSTTSFPSPRRTGNGVDFNRLLLLVAVLSKRVGLRLSDQDVFVNVVGGLTVREPAADLAVACAIASSVRNVPVAADLAIVGEVGLSGELRSVHQLARRLNEAGQLGFRRCLVPKSGLRRLDRPADGIEVIGVRTLNDALEVALAKCPSSAFDLPRLGPGPSGRAEKGRCRPEKWSFRGGDERAHPLE, from the coding sequence ATGGCCAAGGTGAGGACCCGATACGTCTGTCAACAGTGCGGCAGCACCCACATGAAATGGATGGGGCGCTGTCCGGACTGCGGGGAATGGAACACGCTGGTCGAGACCCTCGTCGAGGAGGAGCGTACGTCCAGCCGCCGGCCCCGGATCGCCTCGGACGCGGCGGCGATCCCCCTGCCGGACATCGCCGCCGACGGCTTCGAGCGCATCCCGGTCCCCATCGGGGAGTTAAGCCGCGTGCTGGGCGGCGGCATCGTGCCCGGCTCTGTCGTTCTCATCGGCGGCGACCCGGGCATCGGCAAGTCCACGTTGCTCCTTCAGATGTGCGCGCTGCTGACGGGGGACCGGCCGGTCCTCTACGTCTCAGGCGAGGAGTCCGCCGCTCAGATCAAGATGCGTGCCACCCGGCTGGGGATCAACCACGAGAACCTCTACATCCTGGCTGACACGCGCCTGGACACTATCCTGGCCCAGATCGAGCAGATGAACCCACGCCTCGCCGTGGTCGACTCCATCCAGGCCATCTACACCGACGCGCTCACCTCGGCCGCGGGGTCGGTCAGCCAGGTTCGAGAGTGCGCATCCCAGCTCCTGCGCCTGGCCAAAGCGCAGGCGATCCCCATCTTCCTGGTGGGCCATGTCACCAAGGAGGGCACCATCGCCGGGCCGCGAGTGCTGGAGCACATGGTGGACACCGTGCTCTACCTGGAGGGGGAGCGATTCCACACCTACCGCATCCTGCGCTCCGTGAAGAACCGGTTCGGATCCACGAACGAGGTGGGCGTGTTCGAGATGGTGGAGCGCGGCATGCAGGAGGTGCCCAATCCCTCGGAGGCGTTCCTGGCCGAGCGAATGCCCAACGCGGCCGGCTCCGCCATCGCCGTCACGCTGGAGGGCACACGCCCGCTACTGGTGGAGATCCAGGCGTTGTCCTCCACGACGAGCTTCCCCTCGCCGCGACGCACCGGCAACGGGGTCGATTTCAACCGCCTGCTGCTCCTGGTGGCCGTGCTGAGCAAGCGGGTTGGGCTGCGGCTGAGCGATCAGGATGTGTTCGTCAACGTGGTGGGCGGCCTCACCGTTCGGGAGCCGGCGGCTGATCTGGCGGTGGCGTGCGCCATCGCCTCCAGCGTGCGCAACGTCCCCGTCGCCGCCGACCTGGCCATCGTCGGCGAGGTCGGCCTGTCGGGCGAGCTGCGCTCGGTCCATCAGCTGGCCCGACGGCTGAACGAGGCCGGGCAATTGGGATTCCGACGCTGCCTGGTGCCCAAGAGCGGGCTGCGGCGCCTGGACCGGCCAGCAGACGGGATCGAGGTCATCGGGGTGCGCACGCTCAACGACGCGCTGGAGGTCGCGCTGGCCAAGTGTCCTTCTTCTGCCTTCGACCTGCCCCGCCTCGGCCCGGGTCCTTCGGGGAGAGCCGAGAAAGGCAGGTGCAGGCCGGAAAAATGGAGTTTCCGTGGAGGAGACGAAAGGGCACATCCGCTGGAGTGA
- a CDS encoding divalent-cation tolerance protein CutA → MHADAESQLLAQVPGERLEAFIQRLRELHSYEVPEVMCFRIDAGNPAYLQWIHDEATGLPPEHTPE, encoded by the coding sequence CTGCATGCGGACGCGGAGAGCCAGCTCCTGGCGCAGGTCCCGGGCGAGCGGCTGGAGGCGTTTATCCAACGGCTGCGGGAGTTGCACTCCTACGAGGTGCCGGAGGTCATGTGCTTCCGCATCGACGCGGGCAACCCGGCCTACCTGCAATGGATCCACGATGAGGCCACCGGGCTTCCCCCGGAGCACACGCCCGAGTGA